The sequence CAGGGTCATTGCTCCAGTCCAGAAGACAATGAGACCGGCGTGGGCAACGTGAGCGCCCAGCAGTTTTCCGGATAGGTTAATGAGACGGGCGTTACCAGCCCACCAGGCAAAACCGGTGGATTCTTGGTCGCGACCGCCCATTACTATCGAACTATTAAAGGTCGTTTGCACGCTTATCGAACCTCTCGATTCTAGTATCTACGTTTCGGTCAAAAAAGGAATTTAATCGGTAGTGTCTGTCATTGACCGATCGCGGGCAATGACGACGACACCACACTACATTTTACAGAGCATTACCGCGAGGAAGAACTTCTTCGGGGAATTGGAAGAATTTGTGCGGTTGGTCGGCCGGAGCCATCCAAGCGCGCAGACCTTCGTTTAACAAGATGTTCTTGGTGTAGAAGGTTTCAAATTCTGGGTCTTCTGCGGCGCGCAACTCTTGGGAGACGAAGTCATAAGCCCGCAAGTTGAGTGCCAGTCCGACGATGCCGATAGAACTCATCCACAGTCCCATGACGGGAACAAACAGCATGAAGAAGTGCAACCAACGCTTGTTGGAGAAGGCAATTCCGAAGATTTGGCTCCAGAAGCGGTTGGCGGTGACCATGGAGTAGGTTTCTTCCGCTTGAGTCGGTTCAAAGGCACGGAAGGTGTTGGCGTTTTCGCTGTCTTGGAACAGGGTGTTTTCTACGGTGGCTCCGTGGATGGCGCACAGTAGAGCGCCACCGAGGATACCGGCGACTCCCATCATGTGGAAGGGGTTCAATGTCCAGTTGTGGAATCCTTGTAGGAACAGGATGAAGCGGAAGATTGCCGCGACACCGAAGCTGGGTGCGAAGAACCAGCTCGACTGTCCCAAGGGGTACATGAGGAAGACGCTGACAAAGACGGCGATGGGGCCGCTGAAAGCGATCGCGTTGTAAGGACGAATACCTACAAGGCGAGCGATTTCAAATTGACGCAGCATAAACCCAATCAGGGAGAATGCGCCGTGGAGTGCAACGAATGCCCACAGTCCGCCCAGTTGGCACCAACGAGCGAAGTTACCTTGTGCCTCGGGTCCCCAGAGGAAGAGCAGGGAGTGTCCCATGCTATCTGCGGGGCTGGATACAGCTACGGTGAGGAAGTTTCCGCCTTCGAGGTAGGAGGAAGCCAGTCCGTGGGTGTACCAGGAGGTGACGAAGGTGGTGCCGGTGAGCCAACCGCCGATGGCGAGGAAGGCACAGGGGAACAGGAGCAGTCCCGACCACCCGATGAAGACAAAGCGATCGCGCTTGAGCCAGTCGTCGAGGACATCAAACCATCCTCTTTCTGGCGCGCGTCCGACTGCAATAGTCATAAATTTGGGATCTCCAAAAGAGTTGATAATTATGGCGATCGCCCGTTACTGCTCGAAAAACTTACTCATTTCCAGCAGTAACTTTACGATTCTTTACTTGATTATAAGCTAAATTCCGCAATTTTCAAGGTTAAGGTGTCCTGTCACCCAAATTTCTCTTAGCATTCGCGGGTTCGGAAATTCCTATTACCCCAGGATACAGGAGCGATTAAAGTAGGAGAAGTACAACCGATCTCAAGCCAAGATAGTCCTCATCTATGTATACGATTGATGTGATTCTCCGGAATAATCCGATTCCCCTATCGGTAGAACGGAAGACAGAGGAAGACGCGCAAGCGCTGTATTCCAGTCTTTTAGAAGCCATGCGCTCATCAGAATCTCAGGTTATTGAACTAAACTGCGATCGCCAAACGGAAAAAACGATCGCTGCAATTAGTAGCGAAATCATCGCCGTCCAAAAAGCGGAGAAAACCGGAACGACTGCGGCTTCCGGCCGGCCTCCTGGCTTCTTTGCAGTCACTGAGTAATGTGGCTTTGGGTTGCAATATTTTGTAAAATATGGTATGAGCGTTACTCTTCCCAGCGCGACTGGAATTCGCATCGAGAATCTTTACTTTAGCTGGCCCTCCGGCAAATCTGTATTGCAGGAATGCTCTTTGGACGTGCCTCAAGGCGAGTTCTGGATGCTGTTGGGAACCAATGGTAGCGGTAAATCTACCCTACTGCGTTCTGTCGCCGGTCTCTTGCAACCTCAGTCGGGCAAAATTGTTGCCCGACCGCCCGTCGGCTTTGTGTTTCAAAACCCAGACCGACAGTTGGTCATGCCAACGGTAGGTGCAGATATTGCCTTTGGCCTGGTGGAAGAAAAACTCTCCCTACCTCAAGTCCAGCAACGAGTCAACGAAGCTCTCGAAGCGGTTAATTTACTCGATCTGAAGCGCCGACCCATCTATGCCCTGAGTGGGGGACAAAAGCAACGTATTGCTATTGCAGGCGCGATCGCGCGCCATTGTCAAGTGCTCTTACTCGACGAACCTACTGCTCTGCTCGACGAAAATTCGCAACTCGAATTAGTTATTCAAGTGCAAAATCTCGTGCGACAGCGAGGATTAACGGCCCTATGGGTAACTCATCGTTTAAATGAGCTAGATTACGCTCATGGGGCATTTTTACTCGAAAATGGGAAAGTCTGCGATCGCGGCGATCCGCAACGCCTGAAACAGCGGTTGATGGAGACCAGTCCCGGCACTTAATTGACATTGAAACTGGTTTGGACTGCGATCGCCGACCTATCTTTCGTTCCATTCCAACGTTTAAAACTATCACTAAGTCATTATGGTATTGAGAACATCGCTATTCAACAGAATGATGACGATGGGTTTAGCGATCGGCTTACCCATGGCATTCCAACCGTTAACCCTAGCGGTAGAATCGGAAGAGATACTCTCTCCGGAATTAGCTCCCCAGCTTGTTGTTGTAGGAGAAATTCCTCAAGTTCCCGATATCGGTAAAGCCTCTCAATATTTGCCAGGTCGCGCTGCCGTGCATTTGGTTCTGAGAATTGGAGAGCGACGAGTTTACGTGTATCGAGGCGAAGAAATTCTCGCAAGTTATCCGGTTGCGGTTGGTAAAGAAGGTTGGGAAACACCAACGGGCGATTTTGAAGTAATTAATATGGAAGTCGATCCGGTTTTCCTCAGCTTATGGA is a genomic window of Roseofilum casamattae BLCC-M143 containing:
- the psbD gene encoding photosystem II D2 protein (photosystem q(a) protein), which codes for MTIAVGRAPERGWFDVLDDWLKRDRFVFIGWSGLLLFPCAFLAIGGWLTGTTFVTSWYTHGLASSYLEGGNFLTVAVSSPADSMGHSLLFLWGPEAQGNFARWCQLGGLWAFVALHGAFSLIGFMLRQFEIARLVGIRPYNAIAFSGPIAVFVSVFLMYPLGQSSWFFAPSFGVAAIFRFILFLQGFHNWTLNPFHMMGVAGILGGALLCAIHGATVENTLFQDSENANTFRAFEPTQAEETYSMVTANRFWSQIFGIAFSNKRWLHFFMLFVPVMGLWMSSIGIVGLALNLRAYDFVSQELRAAEDPEFETFYTKNILLNEGLRAWMAPADQPHKFFQFPEEVLPRGNAL
- a CDS encoding L,D-transpeptidase, whose protein sequence is MMTMGLAIGLPMAFQPLTLAVESEEILSPELAPQLVVVGEIPQVPDIGKASQYLPGRAAVHLVLRIGERRVYVYRGEEILASYPVAVGKEGWETPTGDFEVINMEVDPVFLSLWTGNKIGPGPDNPLGPRWIGFWTDNKTQVGFHGTNYPELIGQAVSHGCVRMHNKDVLALYEQVELGTKVIVEQ
- a CDS encoding energy-coupling factor ABC transporter ATP-binding protein; amino-acid sequence: MSVTLPSATGIRIENLYFSWPSGKSVLQECSLDVPQGEFWMLLGTNGSGKSTLLRSVAGLLQPQSGKIVARPPVGFVFQNPDRQLVMPTVGADIAFGLVEEKLSLPQVQQRVNEALEAVNLLDLKRRPIYALSGGQKQRIAIAGAIARHCQVLLLDEPTALLDENSQLELVIQVQNLVRQRGLTALWVTHRLNELDYAHGAFLLENGKVCDRGDPQRLKQRLMETSPGT